In Janibacter alkaliphilus, the following proteins share a genomic window:
- a CDS encoding MMPL family transporter: MASLLHSIGRWCAHHAWRVVAGWVALLVALGALAGAFSQPLSNEISIPGSDFERVLDDLQTEVPEASGGFGTVVLKSDSDEFTAEQRDAIRDVFGEWEELSEVRAVQDPFTNQQQLDDTTTQVSEGGEQIDDAQTQLDDGWSQLSEGQGQLAQGEEWLRRLADTPDSDPTKADIIRQVEQGRLQVAIGYGQWATSDRALASAEDDYQDGLTAQQMLGDTRFVTDDGYALAQVQFTTDAQSVDPEVKEAIPEIGEQLEDAGVTAEYSVDITQENSLLGPGEAVGVMIAALVLLIALGSIVAAGLPLAGALVGVGTGLLAALAATQFFDMHSLTPSLALMLGLAVGIDYALFIVNRHRTQLLAGRPMQESIAHAVGTSGSAVTIAGTTVVIALVALLVTGIPLLGQMGLVAAVTVAVAVVVALTLTPALLHLVGTRVLSRRAWRRAGFSTPGVPDPGAELDEDGEEHGTGYVAAVTRRPALVAVGVVLLCGVLAVPALSIRLGLPDGGSEPVDSTAHAAYVEAGEKFGAGTNGPVIAVASFADPVAEDEVTHEQALVGNEMSYVDGVASVVPFGVSEDRRTLAFQVIPETGPAEEDTVTTVRELQATGPAIERATGAEMGFTGQTVANIEISQQLSDALPPYLGIVVGLSLLLLTIVFRSILVPLTATLGFLLSVAVSFGATVAVYQWGWLGGIFAVDTPGPVLSFMPIMLIGVLFGLAMDYQMFLVSGMKEAHTHGESARSAVRTGFGHGANVVAAAAIIMTSVFAGFIFAHLTMIRPIGFGLAVGVLVDAFLVRMTLIPALMHLMGEWAWAFPKWLSWVPKVDAEGASLAWPDEDRATAEEADDVDEDETATDGASTDEVPAAARS; this comes from the coding sequence GCCAGAGGCCTCCGGAGGCTTCGGCACGGTCGTGCTGAAGAGCGACTCCGACGAGTTCACCGCCGAGCAGCGTGACGCGATCCGGGACGTCTTCGGCGAGTGGGAGGAGCTCTCCGAGGTCCGCGCGGTGCAGGACCCCTTCACCAACCAGCAGCAGCTGGACGACACCACCACCCAGGTCAGCGAGGGTGGCGAGCAGATCGACGACGCCCAGACCCAGCTCGACGACGGCTGGAGCCAGCTCTCCGAGGGGCAGGGGCAGCTCGCCCAGGGCGAGGAGTGGCTGCGGCGGCTGGCCGACACCCCCGACTCCGACCCGACGAAGGCCGACATCATCCGCCAGGTCGAGCAGGGCCGGCTGCAGGTCGCGATCGGCTACGGCCAGTGGGCCACCAGCGACCGGGCGCTGGCCTCGGCCGAGGACGACTACCAGGACGGGCTCACCGCCCAGCAGATGCTCGGCGACACCCGCTTCGTCACCGACGACGGCTACGCCCTCGCCCAGGTGCAGTTCACCACCGACGCCCAGTCGGTCGACCCGGAGGTCAAGGAGGCCATCCCGGAGATCGGCGAGCAGCTCGAGGACGCCGGCGTCACCGCCGAGTACAGCGTCGACATCACCCAGGAGAACAGCCTGCTCGGCCCGGGCGAGGCGGTCGGCGTGATGATCGCCGCGCTCGTCCTGCTCATCGCCCTCGGCAGCATCGTCGCCGCCGGGCTGCCGCTGGCCGGCGCGCTCGTCGGCGTCGGCACCGGCCTGCTGGCCGCCCTGGCCGCCACCCAGTTCTTCGACATGCACTCGCTCACGCCCTCGCTGGCGCTCATGCTCGGGCTGGCCGTGGGCATCGACTACGCCCTCTTCATCGTCAACCGGCACCGCACCCAGCTGCTCGCCGGCCGGCCGATGCAGGAGTCGATCGCGCACGCCGTCGGCACCTCCGGCAGCGCGGTGACGATCGCCGGCACGACGGTGGTCATCGCCCTGGTGGCGCTGCTCGTCACCGGGATCCCGCTGCTGGGGCAGATGGGTCTGGTCGCCGCGGTGACCGTCGCCGTCGCCGTGGTCGTGGCGCTGACCCTCACCCCGGCGCTGCTGCACCTCGTCGGCACCCGGGTGCTCTCCCGGCGTGCCTGGCGTCGGGCCGGCTTCAGCACCCCGGGCGTGCCCGACCCCGGCGCCGAGCTCGACGAGGACGGCGAGGAGCACGGCACCGGCTACGTCGCGGCGGTCACCCGCCGCCCGGCCCTCGTCGCCGTCGGGGTGGTCCTGCTGTGCGGGGTGCTGGCAGTGCCCGCGCTGTCGATCCGGCTCGGCCTGCCGGACGGCGGCAGCGAGCCGGTCGACAGCACCGCCCACGCCGCCTACGTCGAGGCGGGCGAGAAGTTCGGCGCCGGCACCAACGGACCGGTCATCGCGGTGGCCAGCTTCGCCGACCCGGTCGCCGAGGACGAGGTCACCCACGAGCAGGCCCTCGTCGGCAACGAGATGAGCTATGTCGACGGCGTGGCCTCGGTCGTCCCCTTCGGGGTGAGCGAGGACCGGCGCACCCTCGCCTTCCAGGTGATCCCGGAGACGGGACCTGCCGAGGAGGACACGGTGACCACCGTGCGCGAGCTGCAGGCCACCGGGCCGGCGATCGAGCGGGCCACCGGTGCCGAGATGGGCTTCACCGGGCAGACCGTGGCGAATATCGAGATCTCCCAGCAGCTCTCCGACGCGCTGCCGCCCTACCTGGGCATCGTCGTCGGGCTCTCCCTGCTGCTGCTGACCATCGTCTTCCGCTCGATCCTCGTCCCGCTGACCGCGACCCTCGGCTTCCTGCTCTCGGTCGCGGTGAGCTTCGGCGCCACCGTCGCGGTCTACCAGTGGGGCTGGCTCGGCGGGATCTTCGCCGTGGACACCCCCGGGCCGGTGCTCAGCTTCATGCCGATCATGCTCATCGGGGTCCTCTTCGGGCTGGCGATGGACTACCAGATGTTCCTCGTCTCCGGGATGAAGGAGGCGCACACCCACGGGGAGAGCGCCCGCTCGGCGGTGCGCACCGGCTTCGGGCACGGCGCCAACGTCGTCGCGGCGGCGGCGATCATCATGACCTCGGTCTTCGCCGGGTTCATCTTCGCCCACCTGACGATGATCCGGCCGATCGGCTTCGGCCTGGCGGTGGGCGTGCTCGTGGACGCCTTCCTCGTCCGGATGACGCTCATCCCGGCGCTGATGCACCTCATGGGCGAGTGGGCCTGGGCCTTCCCGAAGTGGCTCTCCTGGGTGCCGAAGGTGGACGCCGAGGGCGCCTCGCTCGCCTGGCCCGACGAGGACCGTGCGACGGCGGAGGAGGCCGACGACGTCGACGAAGACGAGACGGCCACGGACGGCGCCTCCACGGACGAGGTGCCTGCGGCGGCCCGCTCCTGA